The window CTGGAACTCCTTTTATTGTGTGACCAAAGGGTCGGGAGGCGCCTTAGCGGCGCAACAGCTGCATCAGGCTGCTCGACATATTGCGGGCCTGATCAAACATTTTGAGATTTGCTTCATAACTGCGCTGCGCTTCACGTGCGTCAGCCAGTTCAATCAAAAGGTTCACATTGGACCCTTCGTATTCACCCGCTTCATCTGCCAGAGGGTGAGAAGGATCATAGATTGTTGAAAGATCGCTTTGGTCCAGCCGGACGCGCCCAACTTGCACCGGGGAAATTTGCTCTCCCTGCCCCAAAGCTGTTTGAAAAGAAATGAGCTTGCGGCGATAGCCGGGCGTGTCGGCGTTTGAAATGTTCTCTGACAGATGACGCAAGCGCTGCGCTTGCGCCTGCATACCACTGGCAGAAACGGATTTAGCTGAAGAAAAATCAGTCATTGGGGTGTCTCCTATCTGGTGCTCACAGCTGTTCGCAACACATCGAGCGCGGACTTATATATTGCGAGTGCGCGGTCATGATCGCTTTTGGCGTCGGCAGCTTTCAGCATTTCAGCTTCAAGCGAGATTGTGTTTTCGTTGGGATTTTCACTGCCGCGCATCTCAACCGATGCCATCTCATGCACGGTTGTACTCCCGTGAAGGTGGCCTGAACGGGTGGCACGCTGGGTACCGGCCATTTCAGCAGGTTGCATTGTAGAGAACGGCGGCATTTCCCGCCCGACGTACCCCGGCGTATCTGCATTCGCCACGTTCTGAGAGATCAGCGCCTGCGTTTGCCCAGCATAACGCGCCATGGCTGCGGAGGTCTGAAAGATGGTTAAATTTTCGAACATCGGGATTCTCCCTGCTGCGGTTTCATGAAGGCTTAATGGTGATTCCTTTAGAAACAGTGAGCAGCAGACAAAGGAACACCATGACAGATGCTTCGCTTATTGACGGTCTTGTCGCGCATATAGCCGATTTGCGTGCTGTGCGGCCTGTTGGAAGAATAACTAGCGCCAACGGTTCATCGCTTCATATTACGGGGCTTACGCAAGACGCCTCTATCGGGGACGGCCTGCAAGTTTACCGCAAGCGGGGTGCACCATTGCGTGGTGAGGTCGTGCAAATAATCGGTGATACGCTTGTCATGCTTGCTGAAGAACCCCCGGAGGGCGTCAGCTTAAATGACAGGGTAACCTTGCTTTCGCCGGGTATAATCGCGCCTTCCAATGAATGGCTGGGCCGGATTGTTGATCCTGCCGGCGCACCGCTAGACGGCAAACCGCTTTTGCGCGGGCCTTATGCGCGAAGACTGCTTTCTCCGCCGCCTGACGCGGCTGATAGACGCCCGTTTGGTGAACGGCTCAGTACAGGTCTGGCAGTGACAAATACGATGCTCCCCATCGTTAAGGGGCAACGCATGGGCTTGTTCGCTGGGTCCGGCGTTGGCAAATCTACATTGCTTGGTCAGTTTGCCCGCCACATGACTGCCGATGTTGTTGTTATCGCTATGATTGGCGAGCGTGGGCGCGAACTGCGTCACTTCGTAGATGAAGTGTTGGGTGCCAAGGGGTTGGAACGTGCGGTGGTGGTGGCTGCGACTTCGGACCAATCTCCGTTGTTGCGACGACGCTGCGCTTGGACAGCCATGGCCGTCGCCGAACATTTCCGTGACGAAGGGCTTTCAGTTCTCTTTCTTGCGGATTCAATTACGAGATTCGCCGAGGCGCACCGCGAAGTCGCCGTTGCGGCCGGAGAAGCCCCCGTCTTGCGAGGCTATCCTCCGTCTACAACACACCTGATTACCTCCCTATGTGAACGTGCTGGTCCTGGATCTGCAACGCAGGGAGACATCACAGCTCTGTTTAGCGTTTTGGTGGCTGGGTCCGATATGGACGAGCCTATTGCCGATATCCTACGCGGCGTTC is drawn from Sulfitobacter sp. S223 and contains these coding sequences:
- the flgC gene encoding flagellar basal body rod protein FlgC; its protein translation is MTDFSSAKSVSASGMQAQAQRLRHLSENISNADTPGYRRKLISFQTALGQGEQISPVQVGRVRLDQSDLSTIYDPSHPLADEAGEYEGSNVNLLIELADAREAQRSYEANLKMFDQARNMSSSLMQLLRR
- a CDS encoding FliI/YscN family ATPase, which encodes MTDASLIDGLVAHIADLRAVRPVGRITSANGSSLHITGLTQDASIGDGLQVYRKRGAPLRGEVVQIIGDTLVMLAEEPPEGVSLNDRVTLLSPGIIAPSNEWLGRIVDPAGAPLDGKPLLRGPYARRLLSPPPDAADRRPFGERLSTGLAVTNTMLPIVKGQRMGLFAGSGVGKSTLLGQFARHMTADVVVIAMIGERGRELRHFVDEVLGAKGLERAVVVAATSDQSPLLRRRCAWTAMAVAEHFRDEGLSVLFLADSITRFAEAHREVAVAAGEAPVLRGYPPSTTHLITSLCERAGPGSATQGDITALFSVLVAGSDMDEPIADILRGVLDGHMVLDRAIAERGRFPAVDVLRSVSRSLPAAADTRENKLLGLTRKMLSLYDTNAMMIRAGLYTHGSDPEIDKAIILFPEIEAFLAKLEPDDAQRSFSQLELILRRAGLSAT
- a CDS encoding FlgB family protein, producing the protein MFENLTIFQTSAAMARYAGQTQALISQNVANADTPGYVGREMPPFSTMQPAEMAGTQRATRSGHLHGSTTVHEMASVEMRGSENPNENTISLEAEMLKAADAKSDHDRALAIYKSALDVLRTAVSTR